A stretch of the Actinomyces qiguomingii genome encodes the following:
- a CDS encoding diaminopimelate dehydrogenase produces MIRVAINGYGNLGRGAEQAVTKNEDMELVVVFTRRDPATVTTQGAPVAHVNDMPAWADKVDVCLNCGGSATDLVEQTPAAAALFNTVDSFDTHARIPEHFAAVDAAARAGGHVALISTGWDPGLFSMLRVLGESVLPDGATTTFWGPGVSQGHSDALRRIDGVIDAKQYTRPVEATVAAVKAGDDVELTTRSMHTRECYVVAEEGADLARIEREIKEMPNYFADYDTAVNFITAEELTAEHAGIPHGGTVVRRGHTSDGVAETVNFELQLDSNPEFTGSVVAAMGRAVARMAARGESGARTVFDVTLADLSAKSPEDLRAHYL; encoded by the coding sequence ATGATCAGGGTAGCGATCAACGGATACGGCAACCTCGGGCGCGGCGCCGAGCAGGCCGTCACCAAGAACGAGGACATGGAGCTCGTCGTCGTCTTCACCCGGCGCGACCCGGCGACGGTGACCACTCAGGGCGCGCCCGTCGCCCACGTGAACGACATGCCCGCCTGGGCCGACAAGGTGGACGTCTGCCTGAACTGCGGCGGCTCAGCCACCGACCTGGTCGAGCAGACCCCGGCCGCCGCCGCCCTGTTCAACACGGTCGACTCCTTCGACACCCACGCCCGCATCCCCGAGCACTTCGCGGCCGTCGACGCCGCCGCCAGGGCCGGCGGACACGTCGCCCTGATCTCCACCGGCTGGGACCCCGGTCTGTTCTCCATGCTGCGGGTCCTGGGCGAGTCCGTCCTGCCCGACGGCGCCACCACCACCTTCTGGGGTCCCGGCGTCTCGCAGGGGCACTCCGACGCCCTGCGCCGCATCGACGGCGTGATCGACGCCAAGCAGTACACCCGGCCGGTCGAGGCGACCGTCGCCGCGGTCAAGGCGGGCGACGACGTCGAACTCACCACTCGCTCCATGCACACCCGCGAGTGCTACGTGGTGGCCGAGGAAGGCGCCGACCTGGCCCGTATCGAGCGGGAGATCAAGGAGATGCCCAACTACTTCGCCGACTACGACACCGCCGTCAACTTCATCACCGCCGAGGAACTGACCGCCGAGCACGCCGGCATCCCGCACGGCGGCACCGTGGTTCGCCGCGGTCACACCTCCGACGGCGTGGCCGAGACCGTGAACTTCGAGCTGCAACTTGACTCCAACCCGGAGTTCACCGGCTCTGTAGTGGCCGCCATGGGGCGGGCGGTGGCGAGGATGGCTGCGCGCGGCGAGTCCGGTGCGCGTACCGTCTTCGACGTGACGCTGGCGGACCTGTCCGCCAAGTCCCCTGAGGACCTGCGCGCCCACTACCTGTGA
- a CDS encoding alpha/beta fold hydrolase, with amino-acid sequence MGGSRRDAEGFALRAVQAGWQTVACDLPEGLLPWDCVPYLRDLVARMRQRWPVLGLRATSIGAWLSLVALRDVPLTLALFQSPLLDMAGMIEQMMRQVGVSRERLADRGAIRTDAGVLSWRYLAYAEANCVAAWEVPTWIIVGERDELISRKSVEDFCSRFGADLTVVPGGAHWLHAPGEVDAVAQWERLRLQQGPRARWQALPAE; translated from the coding sequence GTGGGCGGCTCGCGGCGCGACGCCGAGGGATTCGCTCTGCGGGCCGTGCAGGCAGGCTGGCAGACGGTCGCATGCGACCTGCCCGAGGGACTGCTGCCTTGGGACTGCGTGCCGTACCTGCGGGATCTGGTTGCGCGGATGCGGCAGCGGTGGCCAGTGCTTGGCTTGCGCGCCACCAGCATCGGGGCCTGGCTGTCTCTGGTGGCGCTGCGTGATGTGCCCCTGACGCTGGCCCTGTTCCAGTCTCCGTTGTTGGACATGGCCGGCATGATCGAGCAGATGATGCGCCAGGTGGGGGTGTCCCGGGAGCGGTTGGCCGATCGGGGAGCAATTCGCACCGATGCGGGCGTGCTGTCCTGGCGCTATCTCGCCTATGCGGAGGCGAACTGCGTGGCTGCCTGGGAGGTGCCGACGTGGATCATTGTGGGGGAGCGGGATGAACTGATTTCGCGCAAGTCGGTAGAGGACTTCTGCAGCCGCTTCGGCGCGGACCTGACGGTTGTTCCGGGCGGCGCCCACTGGCTGCACGCGCCAGGAGAGGTGGACGCAGTGGCCCAGTGGGAACGGCTGCGGCTCCAGCAGGGCCCAAGGGCGCGTTGGCAGGCTCTCCCTGCTGAGTGA